The Salvelinus fontinalis isolate EN_2023a chromosome 24, ASM2944872v1, whole genome shotgun sequence genome has a segment encoding these proteins:
- the LOC129821987 gene encoding EF-hand calcium-binding domain-containing protein 5-like: MKGSQEDREGWESILERQITSRGSELGRRLDSHRECVRKVQLTQEAWTLTDPLTQYWLSQDGEQSMDSRIYLLEKILPSLVPCVGQLLREAERRGETEGEGEEGERRRGEVEMGSSPFSPLLYLGHCLKRSSSSSPSLHPPLNSIPLLSDREEAEAAQYRLGLELTLQLLHAPGSRLSELKRQVGQCRVELQRGEEIQRRTVERRRECLALHFTDWRLQADHTLSLYLVQNALLSFKELLNFKSSDDQLAWDLNTNDSGTPDSLQQDQFVHYVCQYVSGLSEEQFQLFLEHLSLCSREHGCAENLRLWTETLSQAFSHCDCAKTGCLDRQRVLLLLLRFYHDQNESTQESMHDPNYWPLQGHNHMTCGLLGSPVAMDTEKTCTQCDAGQGDMPHPCHEIKGGEERKGEGNRVTPTESLELGHQTAINSPEPPEDRGNIEEVMKGSGSDTPALNIEELCVVMESGPLPEEAEDPGSPWTMCAYDSQTVSRGQFLQLVLSFLGRASSGAMVDSLAEHIKAGYREKGSERLRQLQQCNRQKEEDRRSKEVSSLFFSWDSEGRGAVDREEVERELSLYKDGAEEGALQRAWQHGEPPLSSCSVLSLGQFQALLRAFLVELPPEEGSGVWAFQELLVYLQERATLRGGKDRGRGATRQAWLQEIGRAAQRGAAQMEPVYGSVFSAVLRDAEVNAEGKLLSVSVALLEEEGSRLRYVACTTEDARLVLNKMLQPHQAPVSFSAIESCSPVHVPRVGAHGGVYLFDESRASSQCYGSFIAIPILDPREQGRAIGVLGLDTLRDSNDTHLFSRHEIDFYQGVSSEFSRALQHVVTRCSMLHIVESASLWLHSRVSAIHSITTYLMEPSDGQGSDYSLRKMMVMEGGSSRSHWLSPPPSLRRSDHFSRDYLFQCCDTSQVGHYVMFGAYRLVLPVRDSAGWALGVVDMELETLSLGHQRGLQPHERRDLSAAGKALQAACVQLHRESTEPSRQHTLLEAKGQGGERRASILFLCFMLEHLRVRCVSGLDQSIVAALQSSQDASHHFHVSQVVKAVLLLLYPEREGTIHTDDWDQMKMMVSTDLGYRLARFEPLARAVRVDRELVHSCIAGVERRELGQHGSLPLEDLYDWVSICLSICSY; encoded by the exons ATGAAAGGGTctcaggaggacagagaggggtgggagagcaTTCTGGAGAGACAGATCACCAGCCGAGGGTCAGAGCTGGGGCGCAGACTAGACTCCCACAGGGAGTGTGTCCGCAAAGTTCAACTGACCCAAGAGGCGTGGACCTTGACTGACCCTCTTACCCAGTACTGGCTCAGTCAGGATGGAGAACAATCCATGGATTC CAGGATTTACCTGCTGGAGAAGATCTTACCGTCTCTGGTTCCATGTGTCGGGCAGCTCCTTAGAGAGGCAGAGCGGaggggagagactgagggagagggagaagaaggggaaaggaggaggggtgaggttgAAATGGGTTCATCTCCATTCAGTCCCCTGCTTTATCTGGGCCATTGCTTGaaaaggtcctcctcctcctccccctctcttcatccccctctcaATTCCATCCCCCTCCTTTCTGACCGAGAAGAGGCAGAGGCAGCCCAGTACCGCCTGGGGCTGGAGCTCACCCTGCAACTGCTACATGCACCAGGCAGCCG CTTGTCTGAGCTGAAGAGGCAGGTGGGGCAGTGCAGGGTGGagctgcagagaggagaggagatccagAGGCGTACcgtggagagacggagggagtgtCTGGCACTACACTTCACTGACTGGAGGCTCCAAGCAGACCacaccctctctctgtacctg GTGCAGAATGCTCTACTCAGCTTCAAGGAACTCCTTAATTTCAAAAGTTCAG ATGATCAGTTGGCCTGGGACCTGAACACCAATGATTCCGGCACACCTGACTCACTACAGCAAGACCAATTTGTCCAT tatgtGTGTCAGTATGTCTCAGGGCTCTCCGAGGAGCAGTTCCAGCTGTTTCTGGAACATCTCTCCCTGTGTAGCCGGGAACACGGCTGTGCTGAGAATTTGAGGCTCTGGACAGAGACGCTCTCTCAGGCCTTCTCCCACTGTGACTGTGCTAAG ACTGGgtgtctggacagacagagagtgttGCTCCTTCTGCTGCGTTTCTACCATGATCAGAATGAGAGCACACAGGAGTCCATGCATGATCCTAACTACt GGCCATTACAAGGACACAACCACATGACTTGTGGTCTCCTTGGAAGCCCTGTAGCCATGGACACAGAGAAGACCTGTACGCAATGTGACGCTGGACAGGGGGACATGCCGCATCCTTGCCATGAGAtaaaggggggagaagagaggaagggagaggggaacagggttaCCCCCACAGAGAGCCTGGAGCTGGGGCACCAAACTGCCATAAACAGCCCAGAACCTCCAGAGGACCGAGGGAACATAGAAGAGGTCATGAAGGGGTCAGGGTCAGACACCCCAGCGCTGAACATAGAGGAGCTATGTGTTGTCATGGAGTCTGGTCCCCTACCTGAAG AAGCAGAGGATCCTGGGTCACCCTGGACCATGTGTGCCTATGACAGTCAGACGGTGAGCCGAGGGCAGTTCCTGCAGCTTGTGCTCAGTTTCCTGGGCAGAGCATCCAGTGGTGCTATGGTGGACAGCCTGGCTGAACACATCAAAGCTGgctacagagagaaagggagtgagagaCTGCGCCAGCTGCAGCAG TGTAACCGGCAGAAAGAAGAAGACAGGAGGTCAAAGGAGGTGTCGTCTCTTTTCTTCTCCTGGGACAGCGAGGGCAGAGGAGCCGTggacagagaggaggtggagagagagctaAGTCTGTACAAGGATGGAGCAGAGGAAGGGGCCTtacagagag CCTGGCAGCATGGTGAGCcacctctctccagctgctctgtcctctctctgggaCAATTCCAGGCCTTACTGAGGGCTTTCCTGGTGGAGCTGCCTCCAGAGGAGGGCTCAGGGGTCTGGGCCTTCCAGGAGCTCCTGGTCTACCTGCAGGAGCGGGCAACGCTGCGAGGGGGCAAGGACAGGGGCAGAGGGGCTACCAGGCAGGCCTGGCTGCAGGAGATTGGGAGAGCAGCCCAAAGAGGTGCAGCCCAGATGGAGCCTGTTTATGGGTCTGTGTTTAGCGCCGTGCTCAGA gatgCGGAGGTGAATGCGGAGGGGAAGCTGTTGAGTGTCTCTGTAGCCCTGCTGGAGGAAGAGGGCTCTAGGCTGCGTTACGTGGCCTGCACTACTGAAGATGCCCGTCTGGTTCTCAACAAGATGCTCCAGCCACACCAGGCCCCTGTCAG TTTCTCGGCCATAGAGAGCTGTAGTCCAGTGCACGTGCCCAGAGTGGGCGCTCACGGAGGGGTGTACCTTTTCGACGAGTCTCGAGCATCTTCACAGTGTTATGGCTCGTTTATCGCCATTCCCATATTGGACCCCCGAGAGCAGGGACGAGCTATTGGGGTGCTGGGTCTCGACACACTCCGAGATTCAAAcgacacacacctgttctcacGCCATGAGATAGACTTCTACCAG GGCGTGAGCAGTGAATTCAGCAGAGCTCTCCAGCACGTGGTGACTCGCTGCAGCATGCTGCACATTGTGGAGAGCGCCTCACTCTGGCTACACAGCAGAGTCTCTGCCATTCACAGTATCACCACCTATCTGATGGAGCCTTCAGATGGACAG GGCAGTGACTACTCTCTGAGGAAGATGATGGTGATGGAGGGAGGTTCTAGTCGCTCCCATtggctctcccctcctccttccttacGGCGCTCAGATCACTTCTCCAG AGACTACCTGTTCCAGTGCTGTGACACCTCCCAGGTTGGGCACTATGTCATGTTTGGGGCGTACAGACTGGTGCTCCCTGTGAGGGACTCAGCTGGGTGGGCCCTGGGGGTGGTGGACATGGAGTTAGAAACCCTCTCATTGGGCCACCAGAGGGGGCTGCAGCCCCACGAGCGCCGGGACCTGTCTGCTGCAGGGAAGGCACTGCAGGCTGCCTGTGTTCAGCTGCACAGAGAAAGCACTGAGCCGAGCAGGCAACACACACTGCTGG AGGCGAAGGGCCAGGGAGGGGAGCGGCGGGCGTCCATCTTGTTTCTATGTTTCATGCTGGAGCACCTGCGCGTTCGCTGTGTGTCCGGATTGGACCAATCAATTGTCGCGGCGCTCCAGAGCTCCCAGGATGCATCTCACCACTTCCATGTCAGTCAAGTCGTGAAGGCGGTGCTTCTACTGTTGTACCCTGAAAGGGAGGGTACTATCCATACAGACGATTGGGACCAAATGAAGATG ATGGTGAGCACTGATCTGGGCTACAGGCTGGCCAGGTTTGAACCCTTAGCCAGGGCAGTGAGAGTGGACAGGGAGCTGGTCCACAGCTGCATAGCAG GAGTTGAAAGGAGGGAGTTGGGGCAACATGGATCATTACCACTGGAGGACTTGTATGACTGGGTATCCATCTGTTTGTCTATCTGTTCCTACTAG